A stretch of Pirellulales bacterium DNA encodes these proteins:
- a CDS encoding CHRD domain-containing protein has translation MKRMLTHCCLAWGVLATSFAFAHVRIYEAFMDGPSEFPPNASPGTGFVRVTVDLDQFTMRVEANFTGLVGTTTAAHIHGPIPDAPANPLASVISQTPSYPGFPIGVTSGSMDETFNMLLTTSYNGNQTFVNDNGGTAGAFGAFVNGLDAGKMYFNIHSTTFPGGEIRGFPTFVPEPSSIALIGLATCGVVARRMVRRARVVA, from the coding sequence GTGAAACGCATGCTGACGCATTGCTGCTTGGCGTGGGGCGTTCTAGCGACTTCGTTCGCCTTTGCCCACGTTCGAATCTACGAAGCGTTTATGGACGGCCCGAGCGAGTTTCCGCCCAACGCCTCGCCCGGCACGGGGTTTGTCCGCGTGACAGTCGATCTCGATCAGTTCACGATGCGCGTCGAGGCGAACTTCACCGGCCTCGTCGGAACGACGACTGCCGCTCACATCCATGGGCCAATTCCTGATGCTCCGGCCAACCCCCTGGCCTCGGTCATCTCGCAAACGCCCTCTTATCCTGGGTTTCCTATCGGAGTCACCTCGGGATCGATGGATGAAACTTTCAACATGCTGCTTACGACCAGCTACAACGGCAACCAGACCTTTGTGAACGACAACGGGGGGACCGCCGGCGCGTTCGGCGCCTTCGTCAACGGTCTCGACGCCGGGAAGATGTACTTCAACATCCACTCGACGACGTTTCCCGGGGGCGAAATCCGCGGCTTTCCCACGTTCGTTCCCGAACCGTCGTCGATCGCCCTGATCGGACTGGCGACCTGCGGGGTCGTGGCGCGGAGGATGGTCCGGCGTGCGCGAGTCGTCGCGTAA